In the genome of Raphanus sativus cultivar WK10039 chromosome 4, ASM80110v3, whole genome shotgun sequence, one region contains:
- the LOC108852590 gene encoding uncharacterized protein LOC108852590 has translation MSRLHHSDYPALDLNGDNYLDWTINTSADLKSKGLGKCIKYGNDTLAYERRRAVLIMRKHLVKDLYDECSYINDPYDLWSRLNTMFFEPLLDESMKEWKALRFQDYESVDDYHFNLMRITYSLKLCGEVITNYDLLSKTRDTVHSKEVLLSQKAKGFTTYYDLLSYLSALEEKKQKKKVNLDKLDYVMEISAEYQCEMIYGDAEEAKKIKFGWTHIDDEIGLFIE, from the coding sequence atgtcgagactccatcactcggattacccagcccttgatctcaatggagacaaCTACCTTGATTGGACGATAAACACTTCAgccgatttaaagtctaaaggacttgggaagtgtatcaaatacggcaatgatactcttgcatatgaaaggcgtagagctgttttgataatgagaaagcatctcgtgaaagatctgtatgatgagtgcagctacatcaacgatccttacgatctctggtcgagattgaacaccatgttcttcgagccattactagatgagtccatgaaagaatggaaggctctgaggttccaggattatgaatccgtggatgactatcactttaatcttatgagaatcacctatagtcttaaactatgtggtgaagtgataacaaactatgacttgttaagcaagactcgtgacacggtccattcaaaggaagtgttgttatcacagaaggctaaaggtttcacaacctattacgaccttctctcatacctttcagctcttgaggaaaagaagcagaaaaagaaagtcaacctcgacaaactcgactatgttatggagataagtgccgagtatcaatgtgagatgatatacggtgatgctgaagaagctaagaaaataaaattcgggtggactcatatagatgatgagattggtttattcattgaatag